In the Lascolabacillus massiliensis genome, one interval contains:
- the recR gene encoding recombination mediator RecR, producing MNSHYPSTLLENAVNEFAKLPGIGKKSALRLVLHLLRQDEEKVVTFADTILKLRQEIKYCAICHNISDIDICEICSDKSRSNSLICVVENVKEVMAIEKTDQFRGLYHVLGGIISPIDGIGPSDLEIASLEERVKSGEIKEVILALSATMEGDTTNFYIYRKLQPYNIKVSIIARGVSIGDEIEYADEVTLGRSILNRTPFDESFNQLSK from the coding sequence ATGAACAGTCATTACCCTTCCACCTTACTAGAAAATGCAGTAAATGAATTTGCGAAATTGCCCGGTATCGGGAAAAAGTCTGCACTGCGGCTTGTACTTCATCTGCTAAGACAGGATGAAGAAAAGGTGGTTACTTTTGCAGATACTATCCTTAAACTCAGACAGGAGATAAAATACTGCGCAATTTGCCACAACATTTCAGATATAGATATATGTGAAATCTGTTCCGATAAATCCAGAAGCAACTCACTCATTTGCGTTGTTGAAAATGTGAAGGAGGTTATGGCTATAGAAAAAACTGATCAGTTCAGGGGACTATATCATGTACTTGGAGGAATAATTTCTCCAATTGATGGAATTGGTCCCTCCGATCTTGAGATAGCAAGTCTGGAAGAGAGAGTTAAGTCGGGTGAAATTAAAGAGGTTATTTTAGCCCTCAGCGCCACAATGGAGGGAGATACAACCAACTTCTACATCTATCGTAAACTGCAGCCTTACAATATAAAAGTGAGCATTATTGCCCGTGGAGTATCAATTGGAGATGAAATTGAATATGCAGATGAGGTTACTCTGGGACGCTCAATTTTAAACAGGACACCGTTTGACGAATCTTTTAATCAATTATCTAAATGA